AAATGTCCGTATAATAAGGCAATTCACCAATAAAGGAGGTTGCGGCATGAAGGTACTGGTTCTTTTCGGGAGTCCACGAAAAAAAGGCAACACCGTACAGCTCGTCAACGCGTTTTCTAAAATATTGAAAGACAAAGGTCACAGCATGAAGATGCTCTATCTTAATGACATGAACCTTCGGCCATGTCAGGGCTGTTATGCCTGTCTGAAAGAAGGGATATGCAGGATCAACGACGACATGAAGGACATACGCAAGTTTATTGCCGAATCCGACCTGATAGTATATGCAACGCCCATATACTGGTTCGGGCCGTCGGGCCAGTTGAAGCTTGTCATGGACAGGTCTATTGCCTTCATGGACGAGGAATATAATTCGCGCATCAAAGGGAAGAAGGCGGTAACCCTCATGACCTTTGCAAGCGACGAAAAGGACACCTGTCAGCCCGCCCTCGATATGTTTAAAAAGACCTTTGACCTTCTTGGGCTCAAATACGCCGGCAGCGTTGAGGTGCCGGCCTGCGCAGACCCGCCTGTGGCGCTTAAGAAGACCTACATAGACAAAACAACAAAGCTGGCCAGATCGCTTGCATGAATATAAGCGGTCCCCTGTATTTTACAACAAAGAAGGTCGGTAAGGCGATCTGGGATTACCGGATGATCAAGGAGGGCGACAAGGTCATCATCGCCGTCTCCGGCGGCAAAGACAGCCTCTGCCTTCTCAAGATCATGAAGGAAAGGACGAGGTTTGTCCCTATCCGGTATGAGATACTCGCGTGCCTCGTTGACATGGGTTTCCCCTGGGTCAACAAAGAGATCCTGGCGGACTACTGCGAGAAGGAGTCCATCCCCTACGTCATTGCCGCCGCTCCGGAAGGGTGGAACGGAATGGAAGAAAACTCCGGATGCTTCTGGTGCAGCTGGAACAGGAGGAAAGGGCTTTTCAATCTCGCCCGCGACATCGGGGCACAGAAGATAGCCTTTGCCCATCACCTCGACGATATCATAGAAACGATGCTCCTCAACCTCCTCTTCCAGGGCGAGATAGGCACCATGCAGCCCTACCAGGAGATGTTCGAGGGGGAGCTTGCCATCATACGTCCCCTCGCCTACGTGGAAGAGAATGAGCTTGCCCGTCTCGCGGGGGTCCTTGAGCTGCCGGTCGTTACCTCCGAATGCCCGTTCAGCAAGACATCGAAGCGGCACCTTATCAAGGGGATCATTGCCGAGCTCAAAAAACATAACAAGAACGTGAAAAAGAATATCTTCAGGAGTTTAACAAGGGTCCGGGAAGAATACCTGCCGGGCAAGTTCGATGAATAAAAAAGGAGTAATGCGAGAGAGGGGAGTTGAACCCCTACGGTGTTACCCGCTGGATCCTAAGTCCAGTGCGTCTGCCATTTCCGCCACTCTCGCATACTTGATTTTATTACGTTTTCCGTTCATCTGTCAATTGCCTTAACCCCTATTGTAACAGAATTGTAGCAGAAGGCGTCCATAATCTCTACACTATCCCTTAAACTTTCCGGATAGTGGTGGGCGTAGCGCATCGTCATGGTAATGCTCTTATGACCGAGTAGTTCCTTCACCTTGTAGATGTCAACACCGTTCTGGACAAGTCTCGTGGCGAAGGTATGTCTTAGGTCTTGATGCTCATCATAAATATTACTTACATTTTTCGTGATCTTTTATATAATGTGAACACTACTACAAAATTAGTTGTCGCGTTGGTTCTTATTAATAAAAAGGGGCGGATAAAAAGTTCCTTCAAATTGTTACAGGATAAATCGATCATCGATCAGGGAGATAGGGAATGACGGTACAGACGCACAACCAAATGGTCAATTTCATCTGGAGCATATGCAATCTACTCCGGGGACCGTATAAGCGCAATGAGTACCGGAAGGTAATCCTCCCACTGACGGTGCTACGCCGTTTTGACTGCATCCTTGCCCCCACAAAGGCAGGAGTACTCAAGGTGTATAACGGCCTGAAAGGCAAGTCGGAGAACATCATTCAGGCCAGACTCCGCGAGATCACCGGCGTCCCTTTCTATAATCTTTCGAAACTGACCTTCGAAAAGCTCCTCGATGATCCTAATCAAATTGCCCCAAACTTGAACAGTTATATCAACGGCTTCTCACCCAACGTACGCCATATCTTTGAACGCTTCGACTTCGGGATTCAGGTCCACAAAATGAACGAAAAGAACCTGCTTTTCGAGGTTATAAAAAAGTTTGCCTCCCCCGAGATAGACCTGTCGCCATCAAAGATCGACAACCTCCAGATGGGCTATGTCTTCGAAGAGCT
This window of the Syntrophorhabdaceae bacterium genome carries:
- a CDS encoding flavodoxin family protein encodes the protein MKVLVLFGSPRKKGNTVQLVNAFSKILKDKGHSMKMLYLNDMNLRPCQGCYACLKEGICRINDDMKDIRKFIAESDLIVYATPIYWFGPSGQLKLVMDRSIAFMDEEYNSRIKGKKAVTLMTFASDEKDTCQPALDMFKKTFDLLGLKYAGSVEVPACADPPVALKKTYIDKTTKLARSLA
- a CDS encoding ATP-binding protein; translated protein: MNISGPLYFTTKKVGKAIWDYRMIKEGDKVIIAVSGGKDSLCLLKIMKERTRFVPIRYEILACLVDMGFPWVNKEILADYCEKESIPYVIAAAPEGWNGMEENSGCFWCSWNRRKGLFNLARDIGAQKIAFAHHLDDIIETMLLNLLFQGEIGTMQPYQEMFEGELAIIRPLAYVEENELARLAGVLELPVVTSECPFSKTSKRHLIKGIIAELKKHNKNVKKNIFRSLTRVREEYLPGKFDE